In one window of Cetobacterium sp. ZOR0034 DNA:
- a CDS encoding HD domain-containing phosphohydrolase: MLLKLFFSFIFIYLNIFAIQFSTEEINWIKKNYDKTFNVYVYNPKHIYLYENEDGNLRGVYINFFENITNQTGLNFNFKSLEKSEMQDILNNGKGDVIFNASKSKEREKHYSFLPTLNSYTLGLYSKSDTIIDFQNLDKYKVGLIPTTSDFILLDKFYPDLKNKAISINDKENFGFWALESGLVDAVVGKSSNDILKNYRFTPFENIPSTHLWMAINKNEPILESIISKFKVEFTTKYVANVLKNERPIFYKQLLSKELIIKRVQRRYSSLKVFIPEAKGMLPLFYKTKSGYKGYVIDRLEELSKLTELPIVYTQNPNDDYDIKAIDSKLFENNSNAYFIPYYKVQVAAFSNRNQNFLDTYQSAENKKVGIISFEKINPYFLNFLPNFKFYKIYPDTDSALDAILKNEIDYVYADFKIMSMAIGNRYLDDKVQVAGFLGNSPKIGFGIKKDPDLAKLVDKIFPNHLAEIQILQTELTVPKRLSPNYQYLLFVFSSMSLLIATLFYLLRKATIASKKEKRITKALVESFEAANELNDEDTGNHILRVNLYSKFLAEKLKCSNKFIKEIGEYASLHDVGKIAISDMILKKPAKLTEEEFNEMKKHVIFGKELVQKMQLGPIAENIALYHHEKWNGKGYWFGLSGDAIPLEARIVALADVYDALRQKRVYKDGFTHDVAVEIIKKERGEHFDPALVDIFLIHHKEFDKIFISH; the protein is encoded by the coding sequence ATGTTATTAAAACTATTTTTTAGTTTTATATTTATATATTTAAATATATTCGCTATTCAGTTTTCTACTGAAGAGATTAATTGGATTAAAAAAAATTATGACAAAACATTTAATGTCTATGTATATAATCCAAAACATATCTATCTTTATGAAAATGAAGATGGAAACTTAAGGGGAGTTTATATAAATTTTTTTGAAAATATTACAAATCAAACTGGTTTAAATTTTAATTTTAAATCTCTAGAAAAATCGGAAATGCAAGATATTTTAAACAATGGCAAGGGAGATGTCATATTCAATGCTAGCAAATCTAAAGAGCGAGAAAAGCATTACTCTTTTTTACCAACTCTGAATTCATACACCTTAGGATTATACTCTAAAAGCGATACTATAATTGATTTTCAGAATCTTGATAAATATAAAGTTGGTCTTATTCCCACAACGTCCGACTTTATCCTTCTAGACAAATTTTATCCAGATTTAAAAAATAAAGCTATATCTATTAACGATAAAGAAAACTTCGGATTTTGGGCTCTTGAAAGTGGCTTAGTTGATGCTGTTGTCGGAAAAAGTAGTAACGATATTTTAAAAAATTATCGTTTTACACCATTTGAAAATATTCCTTCAACCCACCTTTGGATGGCAATCAATAAAAATGAACCAATTTTAGAATCTATTATCTCTAAATTTAAAGTAGAATTTACCACTAAGTATGTTGCTAATGTATTAAAAAATGAAAGACCTATTTTCTATAAACAACTATTATCTAAAGAACTTATAATCAAAAGAGTACAAAGACGCTATTCTAGTTTAAAAGTTTTTATTCCAGAAGCAAAAGGAATGCTACCTCTTTTTTATAAAACAAAATCTGGATATAAAGGATATGTGATTGACAGACTAGAAGAACTCTCGAAACTCACTGAACTTCCTATAGTTTATACTCAAAATCCAAATGATGACTATGATATAAAAGCAATCGATTCAAAATTATTTGAAAATAATAGCAATGCTTACTTTATTCCATACTATAAAGTTCAAGTTGCTGCATTTTCTAATCGTAATCAAAATTTTCTTGATACTTATCAAAGTGCTGAAAATAAAAAGGTTGGTATTATCTCTTTTGAGAAAATAAATCCATATTTTTTAAATTTTCTTCCGAATTTTAAATTTTATAAAATATATCCTGATACTGATTCAGCTCTAGATGCTATTTTAAAAAATGAAATTGATTATGTTTATGCTGATTTTAAAATTATGTCTATGGCCATCGGAAATAGATATTTAGATGATAAAGTTCAAGTTGCTGGTTTTTTAGGAAATAGTCCTAAAATTGGATTTGGTATCAAAAAAGATCCTGATTTAGCTAAATTAGTTGATAAAATTTTCCCAAATCATCTAGCTGAGATTCAGATTCTCCAAACTGAACTAACAGTTCCTAAAAGATTATCACCAAATTATCAGTATCTACTTTTTGTTTTTAGTAGTATGAGTCTACTTATTGCAACTCTTTTCTATCTTTTAAGAAAAGCTACTATAGCTTCAAAAAAAGAAAAACGTATCACTAAAGCTCTTGTTGAAAGTTTTGAAGCTGCAAATGAGCTCAATGATGAAGATACAGGAAACCATATTTTAAGAGTCAACCTATACTCAAAATTTTTAGCTGAAAAGCTAAAATGTTCAAATAAATTTATTAAAGAGATTGGAGAATACGCATCTTTACATGATGTTGGAAAAATAGCAATCTCTGATATGATATTAAAAAAACCTGCTAAATTGACAGAAGAAGAGTTCAACGAGATGAAAAAACATGTTATCTTTGGAAAAGAACTTGTTCAAAAGATGCAACTTGGACCTATTGCTGAAAATATAGCTCTTTACCATCATGAAAAATGGAATGGAAAAGGCTATTGGTTTGGATTAAGTGGGGATGCTATCCCTTTAGAAGCTAGAATTGTTGCTTTAGCTGATGTATATGATGCTCTTCGCCAAAAAAGAGTGTATAAAGATGGATTCACTCATGATGTTGCTGTTGAAATAATAAAAAAAGAACGTGGTGAACATTTCGACCCCGCTCTTGTTGATATTTTCTTAATTCATCATAAAGAGTTTGATAAAATCTTTATCTCTCATTAA
- a CDS encoding replication initiation protein — MSSQILNQDITIDKRTSKLENSIFLTILKKIEQLKKDDVELKTDFLLTADDFKKLSDDDIQIGLKGLMEKYIGYSYCDAENRYTRVFFPYVSFFSETNGKFNITVPPMIINAFKKNSVECSISLRTFFYFRKRSSHNFFNLVLKNNSENISLTLTIEELKELFNIKDEAYDRFFDFEKALLKPLLQSINSHSNYTLIYNKIKKGDAKNNKVTAIEFLLKNNALIQKSAETNYLIQLVKNNIEDYKNVWESINSCINDIGFIQCKRAILFLKENNLTLSDAELINYLKRKGENIEEILQLNNHTLIKEKISLYKDISTFTKTIYNIMIGYNFYYSLNFKFLKDIKEFQEGDTFFYRDENYIVFGTYLENRGSFKIFQPQ, encoded by the coding sequence ATGAGCTCTCAAATTTTAAATCAGGATATAACTATAGATAAACGTACTTCTAAACTTGAAAACAGTATCTTTCTAACAATTTTAAAAAAAATAGAGCAATTAAAAAAAGATGATGTTGAACTTAAAACCGATTTTCTTTTAACTGCTGATGACTTTAAAAAATTAAGCGATGATGATATTCAAATCGGATTAAAAGGGTTGATGGAAAAATATATAGGCTACTCTTACTGTGATGCCGAGAACAGATACACTCGTGTATTTTTCCCCTATGTAAGCTTTTTCTCTGAAACTAATGGTAAATTCAATATCACTGTTCCACCAATGATTATAAATGCTTTTAAAAAAAACAGTGTTGAGTGTTCAATCTCTTTAAGAACTTTTTTCTACTTCAGAAAAAGATCTTCTCATAATTTTTTTAATCTTGTTTTGAAGAATAACTCTGAAAACATTAGTTTAACTCTGACGATTGAGGAGTTAAAAGAACTCTTCAATATAAAAGATGAAGCTTATGATCGTTTTTTTGATTTTGAGAAAGCTCTTTTAAAGCCATTACTTCAAAGCATCAATAGTCACTCTAACTACACCCTAATCTATAATAAAATCAAGAAAGGGGATGCTAAAAACAACAAAGTTACAGCTATAGAGTTTCTCTTAAAAAATAATGCTCTTATTCAAAAGAGTGCTGAGACAAACTACTTGATTCAGCTTGTCAAAAATAATATTGAGGATTATAAAAACGTTTGGGAATCTATAAATAGTTGTATAAATGATATCGGATTTATTCAATGTAAAAGAGCTATTTTATTTTTAAAGGAGAATAATTTGACTCTTTCAGATGCCGAGCTTATAAACTACCTAAAAAGAAAAGGTGAAAATATCGAAGAGATTCTTCAACTTAATAATCACACTCTTATTAAAGAAAAAATCTCACTATATAAAGATATCTCTACTTTTACAAAAACTATATACAATATAATGATTGGATATAATTTTTATTACTCACTTAATTTTAAGTTTCTAAAGGATATAAAAGAGTTTCAAGAGGGCGATACATTCTTCTATAGAGATGAGAACTACATTGTTTTTGGAACCTATCTTGAAAATCGTGGAAGCTTTAAAATTTTCCAACCACAATAA
- a CDS encoding ArsB/NhaD family transporter, with the protein MLSLVLGLSIFIAVFYCIITEKVPGAWATMIGGLAMSMVGLFNEEEALHAIASRLEILFLLIGMMIIVHLISETGVFQWFAITLAKFVRGEPFLLIVFLAIVTAICSAFLDNVTTILLMAPISILLAGELKLNPFPFVITEIMAANIGGNATLIGDPTQLIIGHESGLGFNEFLFNTSPVAIISMVVLLVNVYFIYGKDFHVSTELKARIMEMNPSRTLKDKKLLKEAGIIFSLVILGFVLNNFINKGLAIISLSGAILLVTIAKRKPADVFKHVEWDTLFFFIGLFMMVLGIEKIHVIDVIGEEMIKLTKGNFQFATYSIMTLSALFTSIIGNVANAATVSKIIDVMAPTFNGVHTDALWWALSFGSCLGGNISILGSATNVVAVGVAGKSGCKIDFVQFLKFGALIAVQTLVIAGIYLKLRYM; encoded by the coding sequence ATGTTAAGCTTAGTATTAGGACTCTCTATATTTATTGCAGTGTTCTACTGTATAATAACAGAGAAAGTCCCAGGGGCATGGGCAACTATGATTGGTGGTTTAGCTATGTCTATGGTTGGTTTATTTAATGAAGAGGAAGCACTACATGCAATAGCAAGTAGATTAGAGATTTTATTCCTATTGATAGGTATGATGATTATAGTTCATTTGATATCAGAAACTGGTGTTTTCCAATGGTTTGCAATTACGTTAGCTAAATTTGTTAGAGGGGAACCATTCCTTCTGATAGTATTTTTAGCGATAGTAACAGCTATATGTTCGGCGTTTTTAGATAACGTTACAACGATATTGTTAATGGCGCCTATATCGATTTTACTTGCGGGAGAGTTAAAATTAAATCCATTCCCATTTGTAATAACAGAGATTATGGCTGCGAATATAGGTGGAAATGCAACACTGATTGGAGATCCAACTCAACTGATCATCGGGCATGAGAGTGGTCTTGGGTTCAATGAGTTTCTATTCAATACATCACCAGTAGCTATAATATCTATGGTAGTTTTACTAGTGAATGTATACTTTATCTACGGAAAAGATTTCCATGTTTCAACAGAGCTAAAAGCTAGAATCATGGAGATGAATCCAAGCAGAACTTTAAAAGATAAAAAGTTATTAAAAGAAGCTGGGATTATATTCTCGTTGGTTATTCTTGGATTTGTATTAAACAACTTTATAAATAAAGGGCTTGCAATAATCTCTTTAAGTGGAGCAATACTTCTTGTAACAATAGCTAAGAGAAAACCTGCAGATGTATTTAAACATGTTGAGTGGGATACACTGTTCTTCTTCATAGGACTATTTATGATGGTTCTTGGAATAGAAAAAATCCATGTTATAGATGTGATTGGTGAAGAGATGATAAAACTTACAAAAGGAAACTTCCAATTTGCAACTTACTCTATAATGACTCTATCAGCACTATTTACATCAATTATAGGTAACGTAGCAAATGCAGCGACAGTTTCAAAGATTATAGATGTTATGGCACCTACATTTAATGGTGTTCATACTGATGCTCTTTGGTGGGCACTATCATTTGGATCATGTTTAGGTGGAAACATCTCGATACTAGGTTCAGCAACAAACGTTGTAGCTGTAGGAGTAGCAGGGAAATCTGGTTGTAAAATAGATTTCGTACAATTCTTAAAATTTGGAGCACTTATAGCTGTACAAACTCTTGTAATTGCTGGTATATATCTAAAGCTTAGATATATGTAA
- a CDS encoding PTS sugar transporter subunit IIA, with translation MKLSSYLSEKVIIPNIKGSNINELVENMLNQLVENNKVLKLEKEIMKKAVLKREEEASTYLGYGVAIPHARLEHYDDILVAIGFPEKPIKVKTLDNKEEELKIVILVLADVLKSKKILKIMSGISKLAIKNRDVLDKIIAGKDPVQTIKILKAENIEIDHNITAEDLMTNTPGPASVTNTLEDIAKRIVMEKVSGIPVVDKNNKFLGEITERELIAFGMPKYTTILNDLNFMTVGEPFENYLINEKTTTIEELYRQDGVVTVDKEASLMEVSYLFMNRGVTRIYVIENGRYLGIILRSDIIRKILHI, from the coding sequence ATGAAGCTGTCTAGCTATCTATCAGAAAAGGTAATTATTCCCAACATAAAAGGGAGTAATATAAACGAGTTGGTAGAGAATATGTTGAATCAATTAGTTGAAAACAACAAAGTGTTAAAACTTGAAAAAGAGATTATGAAAAAGGCTGTTTTGAAGAGAGAGGAAGAAGCATCAACATACTTAGGGTATGGAGTAGCTATCCCACACGCGAGGTTAGAGCACTATGATGATATATTAGTAGCAATTGGTTTCCCAGAAAAACCTATTAAAGTAAAAACTTTAGATAATAAAGAAGAGGAATTAAAAATAGTTATCCTTGTACTTGCTGATGTATTAAAAAGTAAAAAAATATTAAAAATAATGTCAGGAATCTCTAAATTAGCTATAAAAAATAGAGATGTTTTAGATAAAATAATAGCAGGAAAAGATCCTGTTCAAACAATAAAGATATTAAAAGCTGAAAATATAGAGATAGATCACAACATAACAGCTGAAGATTTGATGACAAATACTCCAGGACCTGCAAGTGTAACTAATACACTAGAGGATATAGCAAAGAGAATAGTTATGGAAAAGGTAAGTGGAATTCCTGTTGTGGATAAAAATAACAAGTTCTTAGGAGAGATAACTGAAAGAGAGCTTATCGCCTTTGGAATGCCAAAGTATACAACAATTTTAAATGATTTAAACTTTATGACTGTTGGAGAACCTTTTGAGAACTACCTAATAAATGAGAAAACAACTACGATAGAAGAACTTTATAGACAAGATGGAGTTGTAACAGTAGATAAAGAAGCATCTTTAATGGAGGTTTCATATCTATTTATGAATCGTGGAGTTACTAGAATATATGTTATTGAAAATGGAAGGTATCTTGGAATTATTCTAAGGTCGGATATTATAAGAAAAATATTACATATATAA
- a CDS encoding PTS fructose transporter subunit IIC, whose translation MRKRVLKSIIQIIPIFIIGGILSVISLYSNNQFIKQLSDYSFLMVPPLLGGSIAKEISGSVGFIPGMILGYLSGTIGLGMFGGIFVGILLGYFINGLKKIETSIEMSSIMYIVIIPILSTLFVGLGLHYIFQEPMKHILDGLAQYLNSLDDKNNIFLNFVLGGLIGVDLGGPINKVAYVYATNTLEYGRGDAMGAIAVAISTPPLALGISQFVLKNRFSKTEREAGLISILLGILGITEGALLFLTRDIAVLPTTVIGAAIGAAAATVLKVESMVPHGGMIILPLIDNKIGFLSALFIGVASTIFMLYFLKKGEKNG comes from the coding sequence ATGAGAAAAAGAGTGTTAAAAAGTATTATTCAGATTATTCCTATATTTATAATAGGTGGGATATTGTCAGTTATTTCACTTTATAGCAATAATCAATTTATAAAGCAACTCAGTGATTATAGCTTTCTTATGGTGCCACCACTTTTAGGTGGAAGTATAGCAAAGGAGATCTCTGGAAGCGTCGGCTTTATACCTGGGATGATATTGGGATATCTATCAGGAACTATTGGTCTTGGAATGTTTGGGGGAATTTTTGTAGGAATACTTTTAGGGTATTTTATAAATGGATTGAAAAAGATAGAGACTTCAATTGAGATGTCTTCGATAATGTATATTGTTATTATTCCGATTTTATCAACTTTATTTGTTGGATTGGGACTACATTATATTTTTCAAGAACCGATGAAGCATATATTAGATGGCTTAGCACAATACCTAAATAGTTTAGATGATAAAAATAATATATTTTTAAATTTTGTTTTAGGAGGATTGATTGGTGTAGACTTAGGAGGACCAATTAATAAAGTTGCATATGTCTATGCTACAAACACCTTGGAATATGGTAGGGGAGATGCAATGGGAGCCATAGCAGTCGCAATATCAACCCCACCTTTAGCTCTTGGAATATCACAATTTGTATTAAAAAATAGATTTTCTAAAACAGAAAGAGAAGCTGGATTGATTTCGATACTTTTAGGAATACTTGGAATTACAGAGGGTGCCTTGCTATTTTTGACAAGAGATATAGCTGTTCTTCCAACTACAGTAATAGGAGCTGCTATAGGAGCTGCAGCAGCGACAGTTTTAAAAGTTGAGTCGATGGTACCCCATGGAGGAATGATTATACTTCCTCTGATAGACAATAAGATAGGATTTTTAAGTGCTCTTTTCATAGGTGTTGCTTCAACAATATTTATGTTGTATTTCTTGAAAAAAGGAGAAAAAAATGGATAG
- a CDS encoding fructose-specific PTS transporter subunit EIIC produces the protein MLEKKYMKLKLTGKTKDEILSELVEVLNEGGALENKDEFLKVVKQREATSSTGLEEGIAIPHGKTKAVRKPAVAFGRSEGVDFDSLDGEPSKLFFMIAAPEDATDSHIETLSKLTNKLLDDELRERLELAKTEDEVLAILNEEKKVEEKVVDKRAGFVVAVTACPVGIAHTYMAADSLVNKGKELGVEIKVETNGSVGVKNELTAEDIKRATGVIVAADKTIDMDRFAGKRVIQVPVKQAIRVPKELIEKTLNGEGDIYVASSNSNKDKQGDKKEKTGIYKHLMNGVSHMLPLVVCGGVLIALSIALSGIKAGSGADVSNPFFKSMLDLGAAAFGLMIPILAGYIAMSIADRPGLAPGLVGGALANSVGAGFLGGMVAGFAAGYIAKWVKSWNVPEGLKPIMPIFVIPLVSTSLVGVIMYFIGAPISGFMNMLTDVLKGMESGSIFLALILGCMISFDMGGPINKVAFLFGSAMITQGVPTVMGPIAVAICIPPISMGIATMMAPKNYESGEREAGKAAFAMGLIGITEGAIPFAAADPFRVIPSIMVGSGVGAVIAAIGKVADHAPHGGPIVLPVVENKLMFIVAIVVGSLVSAIMVNILKKIKK, from the coding sequence ATGTTAGAAAAAAAGTATATGAAATTAAAGCTAACTGGTAAGACAAAAGATGAAATATTATCAGAACTTGTAGAGGTTCTAAATGAAGGTGGAGCATTAGAAAATAAAGATGAGTTTCTAAAAGTTGTAAAACAAAGAGAGGCAACATCATCAACTGGATTGGAAGAGGGAATAGCTATTCCACATGGGAAAACTAAAGCTGTTAGAAAACCAGCAGTAGCTTTTGGAAGATCAGAGGGTGTTGACTTTGATTCGTTAGATGGAGAACCATCAAAACTATTCTTTATGATTGCAGCACCAGAGGATGCAACAGATTCTCATATAGAAACACTATCTAAACTTACAAATAAATTATTGGATGATGAGTTAAGAGAAAGATTAGAGTTAGCTAAAACGGAGGATGAGGTATTAGCTATTTTAAATGAGGAGAAAAAGGTAGAGGAAAAAGTAGTGGATAAAAGAGCTGGATTTGTAGTAGCAGTTACAGCTTGTCCAGTAGGAATAGCTCATACATATATGGCAGCAGATTCTTTAGTAAATAAAGGGAAAGAGCTTGGTGTAGAGATAAAGGTTGAAACAAATGGAAGCGTAGGAGTTAAAAATGAACTTACAGCTGAGGATATAAAAAGAGCAACTGGAGTTATCGTAGCAGCGGATAAAACTATAGATATGGATAGATTTGCTGGAAAAAGAGTAATACAAGTTCCTGTAAAGCAAGCTATAAGAGTTCCAAAAGAGTTAATTGAGAAAACTTTAAATGGAGAGGGAGATATCTATGTGGCTTCTTCAAATTCAAATAAAGATAAGCAGGGAGATAAAAAGGAAAAAACTGGAATTTATAAACATCTTATGAATGGTGTTTCTCATATGCTTCCTTTGGTTGTATGTGGTGGAGTTTTAATAGCTCTTTCAATAGCATTATCAGGAATTAAAGCTGGGTCAGGTGCAGATGTAAGTAATCCGTTCTTTAAATCTATGTTGGATTTAGGAGCAGCAGCATTTGGACTTATGATTCCAATTCTTGCAGGATACATAGCTATGAGTATAGCCGATAGACCAGGACTTGCTCCAGGTTTAGTTGGAGGTGCGTTAGCAAATAGTGTTGGTGCAGGATTCTTAGGTGGTATGGTTGCCGGTTTTGCTGCAGGTTATATAGCTAAGTGGGTTAAATCTTGGAATGTTCCAGAGGGATTAAAACCGATTATGCCTATATTTGTTATACCATTGGTTTCAACATCTTTAGTTGGAGTTATTATGTACTTTATAGGTGCACCTATAAGTGGATTTATGAATATGTTAACAGATGTATTAAAGGGTATGGAATCAGGTTCTATTTTCTTAGCACTGATTTTAGGATGTATGATTTCGTTTGATATGGGTGGACCGATAAATAAAGTTGCTTTCCTATTTGGATCAGCTATGATAACTCAAGGTGTACCAACAGTTATGGGACCAATAGCAGTTGCAATCTGTATTCCACCAATAAGTATGGGAATAGCTACAATGATGGCTCCAAAAAATTATGAGAGTGGAGAGAGAGAAGCTGGAAAAGCAGCATTTGCAATGGGACTTATTGGAATTACAGAGGGAGCTATTCCGTTTGCAGCAGCAGATCCGTTTAGAGTTATTCCATCAATAATGGTTGGAAGTGGAGTTGGAGCAGTTATAGCTGCAATAGGAAAAGTAGCAGATCATGCACCTCATGGAGGACCAATCGTATTACCAGTGGTTGAGAATAAACTTATGTTTATAGTTGCAATAGTTGTAGGATCACTTGTTAGTGCGATAATGGTAAATATTCTTAAAAAAATAAAAAAGTAA
- a CDS encoding NRAMP family divalent metal transporter, whose product MKNNMSSKSGGAVLGAAFLMATSAVGPGFLTQASIFTEQFKANFAFSILLSILITLVVQLNISRVIGVSGMRGQDLANKIVPGLGYLIAVLVALGGFAFNIGNVGGAALGLNVLFGFDLTYSALLAGGIGAMIFISKDAGKFIDKFTKVLGVLMILVISYVALESKPPVTEAAYSAIFPESYSDLSFSLLTLLGGTIGGYIIFAGGHRLLDANIKGEENLKNINKSLFIGVSIASIIRIALFLAVLGVVSSGAKLNPDNPPASAFMQGAGYIGYKIFGVVILASSLGTIVGAAYTSISFLKTLFPFVLKYEKRFIIGFILLSTIVMAGIGKPVSLLVLAGALNGLILPITLGITLLASRKKEIVGNYRHSRVLTIFGVIIVLVMGYEGISSLDSIFSIL is encoded by the coding sequence ATGAAAAACAATATGAGTTCAAAGAGTGGTGGTGCTGTCTTAGGTGCCGCTTTTTTAATGGCGACATCTGCGGTAGGACCTGGCTTTTTGACTCAAGCATCAATTTTTACAGAGCAATTTAAAGCTAATTTTGCATTCTCTATTTTATTATCTATTTTGATAACACTGGTGGTTCAACTAAATATCTCAAGAGTTATTGGAGTATCAGGGATGAGAGGGCAGGATTTAGCAAATAAAATTGTTCCAGGGTTAGGGTATTTGATTGCTGTTTTAGTTGCTCTTGGTGGATTTGCTTTCAATATAGGAAATGTTGGAGGAGCAGCATTAGGTTTAAATGTATTATTTGGATTTGATTTAACATATTCAGCTCTGCTTGCTGGAGGGATAGGAGCTATGATTTTTATCTCTAAGGACGCAGGAAAGTTTATTGATAAATTTACAAAGGTACTTGGGGTTTTGATGATTTTGGTGATATCGTATGTGGCTTTAGAGAGTAAACCACCTGTTACAGAGGCCGCTTATAGTGCAATATTTCCAGAGAGTTATAGTGATTTGAGTTTCTCACTGCTGACACTTCTTGGAGGAACAATAGGAGGTTATATAATATTTGCTGGAGGACATAGACTTTTAGATGCGAATATTAAAGGTGAAGAAAACTTGAAAAATATAAATAAAAGTTTATTTATAGGTGTAAGTATAGCTTCGATTATAAGAATAGCACTTTTCTTGGCGGTTTTAGGAGTTGTATCTTCTGGTGCAAAACTTAATCCAGATAATCCTCCAGCTTCAGCTTTTATGCAGGGAGCGGGTTATATCGGCTATAAGATATTTGGAGTTGTGATTTTAGCTTCATCTTTAGGAACAATTGTAGGTGCGGCTTATACATCAATCTCATTTTTGAAAACTCTTTTTCCCTTTGTTTTAAAATATGAAAAGAGATTTATAATAGGGTTTATTCTGCTTTCAACAATTGTTATGGCAGGAATTGGAAAGCCAGTATCACTTCTAGTTTTAGCAGGTGCATTGAATGGACTTATTCTGCCAATAACTTTAGGTATTACACTACTTGCTTCTAGGAAAAAGGAGATAGTAGGGAATTATAGGCACTCAAGAGTTTTGACGATATTTGGTGTTATTATTGTTCTAGTTATGGGGTATGAAGGGATATCTTCATTAGATAGCATATTCTCAATTCTTTAA
- a CDS encoding N-acetyltransferase, with the protein MDRSVENIHLLMVKDNLEFKEIELLEGYKFVAYSSGLKDKWVDIQLNSGHILEREEGENYFEDVFLKKEKLLEELMIFIESPNGEIVGTGAIWEGKHFQNDKKREYRLHWIAIDPKHGGKGLAKALVSKLLSIFKDKKMGEGLYLSTQTCSYVAIKIYQNFGFQPYNLKEDSVGWSIVFQKLNER; encoded by the coding sequence ATGGATAGAAGTGTTGAAAATATCCATCTTTTGATGGTAAAAGATAATTTAGAATTTAAAGAGATTGAGCTTTTAGAGGGATATAAATTTGTAGCATATAGTTCTGGTTTAAAAGATAAATGGGTAGATATTCAGTTAAATTCAGGTCATATTCTAGAAAGAGAAGAGGGAGAAAACTATTTTGAGGATGTCTTTTTAAAAAAAGAAAAGTTGTTAGAAGAGTTAATGATTTTTATAGAGAGTCCTAATGGTGAAATTGTAGGAACTGGAGCTATCTGGGAAGGAAAACATTTTCAAAATGATAAAAAAAGAGAGTATCGTTTACACTGGATAGCTATCGATCCAAAGCATGGTGGAAAAGGGTTAGCAAAAGCTCTTGTATCAAAGTTGTTAAGTATATTTAAAGATAAAAAAATGGGAGAGGGATTATACCTCTCCACACAAACTTGTAGCTATGTAGCTATAAAAATCTATCAGAATTTTGGTTTTCAACCTTACAATTTAAAAGAAGATAGTGTAGGTTGGAGTATAGTTTTTCAAAAACTTAATGAGAGATAA